A single Nicotiana tabacum cultivar K326 chromosome 5, ASM71507v2, whole genome shotgun sequence DNA region contains:
- the LOC107770785 gene encoding transcription factor-like protein DPB isoform X1 — MVNNLEEGGKNPSEVSRRSWGPTTTVSGQSVSTSGSVGSPSAVATPGSENTFVRLNNLDIHADDAASQGAAANRKKKRGQRATGGDKSGRGLRQFSMKVCEKVESKGRTTYNEVADELVAEFSDPTNGHESSDQRQYDEKNIRRRVYDALNVLMAMDIISKDKKEIQWKGLPRTDANDIEELKAERLSLRNRIEKKAAYLEELEEQYVGLQNLIKRNKQLYGSGNAPSGGVALPFILVQTRPHATVEVEISEDMQLVHFDFNSTPFELHDDNYVLKAMKFCGRQKTDVVAQNISADGAEGSSSSLANMFQHQISHTSVSNTPGRRPTPTSPPLPGILKARIKHEH; from the exons ATGGTGAATAATTTGGAGGAAGGCGGAAAGAATCCATCAGAAGTTTCTAGAAGGTCATGGGGGCCCACTACTACTGTTTCGGGTCAATCGGTTTCAACCAGTGGCAGTGTTGGGTCTCCATCGGCCGTGGCAACTCCTGGGAGTGAGAACACTTTCGTTAGGCTAAACAACCTTGATATTCATGCTGATGATGCTGCATCTCAAGGGGCTGCTGC taacaggaaaaagaaaagaggtcAGCGTGCAACAGGAGGGGACAAGAGTGGTAGAGGACTCAGACAGTTTAGCATGAAAG TTTGTGAGAAAGTGGAAAGCAAAGGAAGAACTACTTACAATGAG GTTGCAGATGAACTTGTAGCTGAGTTTTCTGATCCTACCAATGGTCATGAATCTTCAGATCAG CGACAATATGATGAGAAAAACATCAGACGACGAGTCTACGATGCTCTGAACGTACTTATGGCTATGGATATCATTTCCAAAGATAAAAAGGAAATACAGTGGAAGGGTTTACCACGAACTGATGCAAATGATATTGAGGAGCTAAAG GCCGAGCGTCTTAGCTTGAGAAATAGGATTGAAAAGAAAGCAGCCTATTTAGAAGAACTAGAAGAACAA TATGTAGGGCTTCAAAACCTCATAAAACGCAATAAGCAGTTATATGGCTCAGGCAATGCTCCTAGTGGTGGTGTGGCTTTACCATTTATTCTAGTGCAG ACTCGGCCTCATGCTACAGTCGAAGTGGAAATATCAGAAGATATGCAGCTAGTGCATTTCGACTTCAACAG CACACCATTCGAGCTGCATGATGATAATTATGTCCTCAAAGCAATGAAATTTTGCGGAAGGCAAAAGACTGATGTTGTTGCACAGAATATATCTGCTGATGGAGCTGAAGGTTCCAGTTCCAGTTTGGCCAACATGTTCCAGCATCAAATCTCTCATACATCAGTGTCAAACACACCCGGTAGGCGTCCAACTCCAACCTCACCTCCTCTCCCTGGAATACTAAAGGCCCGCATCAAGCATGAGCATTAG
- the LOC107770785 gene encoding transcription factor-like protein DPB isoform X2 codes for MVNNLEEGGKNPSEVSRRSWGPTTTVSGQSVSTSGSVGSPSAVATPGSENTFVRLNNLDIHADDAASQGAAAKKKRGQRATGGDKSGRGLRQFSMKVCEKVESKGRTTYNEVADELVAEFSDPTNGHESSDQRQYDEKNIRRRVYDALNVLMAMDIISKDKKEIQWKGLPRTDANDIEELKAERLSLRNRIEKKAAYLEELEEQYVGLQNLIKRNKQLYGSGNAPSGGVALPFILVQTRPHATVEVEISEDMQLVHFDFNSTPFELHDDNYVLKAMKFCGRQKTDVVAQNISADGAEGSSSSLANMFQHQISHTSVSNTPGRRPTPTSPPLPGILKARIKHEH; via the exons ATGGTGAATAATTTGGAGGAAGGCGGAAAGAATCCATCAGAAGTTTCTAGAAGGTCATGGGGGCCCACTACTACTGTTTCGGGTCAATCGGTTTCAACCAGTGGCAGTGTTGGGTCTCCATCGGCCGTGGCAACTCCTGGGAGTGAGAACACTTTCGTTAGGCTAAACAACCTTGATATTCATGCTGATGATGCTGCATCTCAAGGGGCTGCTGC gaaaaagaaaagaggtcAGCGTGCAACAGGAGGGGACAAGAGTGGTAGAGGACTCAGACAGTTTAGCATGAAAG TTTGTGAGAAAGTGGAAAGCAAAGGAAGAACTACTTACAATGAG GTTGCAGATGAACTTGTAGCTGAGTTTTCTGATCCTACCAATGGTCATGAATCTTCAGATCAG CGACAATATGATGAGAAAAACATCAGACGACGAGTCTACGATGCTCTGAACGTACTTATGGCTATGGATATCATTTCCAAAGATAAAAAGGAAATACAGTGGAAGGGTTTACCACGAACTGATGCAAATGATATTGAGGAGCTAAAG GCCGAGCGTCTTAGCTTGAGAAATAGGATTGAAAAGAAAGCAGCCTATTTAGAAGAACTAGAAGAACAA TATGTAGGGCTTCAAAACCTCATAAAACGCAATAAGCAGTTATATGGCTCAGGCAATGCTCCTAGTGGTGGTGTGGCTTTACCATTTATTCTAGTGCAG ACTCGGCCTCATGCTACAGTCGAAGTGGAAATATCAGAAGATATGCAGCTAGTGCATTTCGACTTCAACAG CACACCATTCGAGCTGCATGATGATAATTATGTCCTCAAAGCAATGAAATTTTGCGGAAGGCAAAAGACTGATGTTGTTGCACAGAATATATCTGCTGATGGAGCTGAAGGTTCCAGTTCCAGTTTGGCCAACATGTTCCAGCATCAAATCTCTCATACATCAGTGTCAAACACACCCGGTAGGCGTCCAACTCCAACCTCACCTCCTCTCCCTGGAATACTAAAGGCCCGCATCAAGCATGAGCATTAG